In the Kribbella sp. NBC_00482 genome, one interval contains:
- a CDS encoding RNA polymerase sigma factor: MSQLEAAIRAAAPRALAALVRRYGVFDQCEDAVQEALLEAFVQWRANGVPEQPIGWLISVASRRMMDGWRRDNARRQRELNDFLRAPDPAPEDYHEDSDDTVRLLVLCCHPALTPASQIALTLRSVGGLTTAEVAAALLVSETTVAQRISRAKRQIAGASFELPTAEEYDVRMRAVLQVLYLIFNEGHTASAGDSLQRVDLAEEALRITRLLQQAVSGPGEVTGLLALMILTHARRDARTGPGGNLVPADRQDRSRWYAEEIAEGTLLVEETLRSGAVGPYQLEAAIAAVHSEADSVETTDWEQIAGLYRILEKIDPSPMVTLGSAVAVAMTDGPDAGIAIVERLADDRYLGDHHRRLSVLAHLHELAGRPDLARSNYLAALERTRNTAEQNYLRDRIAHLIR, translated from the coding sequence GTGAGTCAGCTCGAGGCAGCCATCCGGGCGGCGGCGCCGAGGGCGCTGGCCGCGCTGGTCCGGCGGTACGGCGTGTTCGACCAGTGCGAGGACGCGGTGCAGGAGGCGCTGCTCGAAGCGTTCGTGCAGTGGCGGGCGAACGGCGTACCCGAGCAGCCGATCGGGTGGCTGATCAGCGTCGCGTCGCGGCGGATGATGGACGGCTGGCGGCGCGACAACGCGCGCCGGCAGCGCGAGCTGAACGACTTCCTCCGCGCGCCGGATCCTGCTCCCGAGGATTACCACGAGGACTCCGACGACACTGTGCGGCTGCTCGTGCTCTGTTGTCATCCGGCGCTGACTCCGGCGTCGCAGATCGCGCTCACGCTGCGGTCGGTGGGCGGTCTGACGACGGCCGAGGTCGCAGCCGCGTTGCTGGTCAGTGAGACGACAGTGGCGCAGCGGATCAGCCGGGCGAAGCGGCAGATCGCGGGCGCCAGCTTCGAGCTGCCGACGGCTGAGGAGTACGACGTACGGATGCGCGCCGTACTGCAGGTGCTCTACCTGATCTTCAACGAGGGGCACACGGCCAGCGCCGGCGACTCGTTGCAGCGCGTGGATCTGGCCGAGGAGGCGCTACGGATCACGCGGTTGCTGCAGCAGGCCGTCAGCGGACCGGGTGAGGTGACCGGCCTGCTTGCGCTGATGATCCTCACCCACGCCCGCCGGGACGCGCGGACCGGGCCCGGCGGCAACCTCGTCCCCGCCGACCGGCAGGACCGCTCCCGCTGGTACGCCGAGGAGATCGCCGAAGGCACGCTGCTCGTCGAGGAGACCTTGCGCTCCGGCGCCGTCGGCCCGTATCAACTGGAGGCGGCAATCGCGGCCGTGCACAGCGAGGCCGACTCGGTCGAGACCACCGACTGGGAACAGATCGCGGGCCTCTACCGGATCCTCGAGAAGATCGACCCGAGCCCGATGGTGACCCTCGGGTCCGCCGTGGCCGTCGCGATGACCGACGGCCCGGACGCCGGCATCGCGATCGTCGAACGCCTCGCCGACGACCGGTACCTCGGCGACCACCACCGCCGGCTGTCCGTCCTCGCCCACCTCCACGAGCTCGCCGGCCGCCCGGACCTGGCCCGCTCCAACTACCTCGCGGCGCTGGAACGGACCCGGAACACGGCCGAGCAGAACTATCTCCGCGACCGCATCGCCCACCTCATCAGGTGA
- a CDS encoding YciI family protein → MKFLLLIHNNVEALKGFTEDQLVEMSGGQEHIATLARDLLTTGELVSVLGLHEPGAEKDVQLVAGTPVISDRPFLETKEYLAGAMVLNCASVERALEIAALIPLAQFRRVQLREVRLDQDDFLAELDE, encoded by the coding sequence GTGAAGTTTCTACTGCTGATCCACAACAACGTCGAAGCGCTCAAAGGATTCACCGAGGACCAACTGGTCGAGATGTCCGGCGGGCAGGAACACATCGCGACGCTCGCCCGCGACCTGCTGACGACCGGTGAGCTGGTGTCGGTCCTCGGGCTGCACGAACCCGGCGCGGAGAAGGACGTCCAGCTGGTCGCCGGTACGCCGGTGATCTCCGACCGTCCGTTCCTGGAGACGAAGGAGTACCTGGCCGGCGCGATGGTGCTGAACTGCGCGTCGGTGGAGCGGGCGCTGGAGATCGCGGCGCTGATCCCGCTGGCGCAGTTCCGGCGCGTCCAGCTGCGGGAGGTCCGGCTCGACCAGGACGACTTCCTGGCGGAGCTCGACGAGTAG
- a CDS encoding HAD-IB family hydrolase yields MSLADKLKDKKVLVTGVTGFVGEALLHRIIGELPGTTVVAIIRPKGSLTGTDRMAQLLRKDIFKPFYGEGTEHADAEALSAARIQVIDGDLADVPELPKDLDIVVHCAGDVSFDPPIHEAFTTNVLGTKSLLERIVDTGRPVHYVHISTAYTAGRRRGAIPEASVDHFVDWRTEAEAGMAMKSRIEEQSRSAPMLAKFRKDAEKLHRRAGHLTAAADTERRRTEWVAKRLVETGTERARSLGWTDCYTFTKALGERVVEEFSGKLPTSIVRPAIIESALQSPHPGWIEGFKMAEPLILAYGRGELPEFPASPDSVIEIIPVDHVVGAICAVMATEPELNKPEYYHIGSGSRNPLTFEQLYAGVRAYFSKHPFDLGERGAVRLPVWKFPGGDSVETMLRYGERAHKIADKIITTVPRGERTRKYARELDVQKRRLDFLRRYMDLYSEYAQAELQFIDDNVLALHNALEGDDKEKFACDTAVVDWQYYLQELHCPSVTESMRRLDVVRKKRNKALAESAGVLKKVEPSEAKVVAAFDMDGTLLSSNVIETYLWMRLPELDGRQRAGEVGAMLRKLPKLIAAERKDRGTFLRTIYRRYAGADLEELNQIVDEILAEHVLERLSGAAVRRIREHRAAGHKTILITGAVRPLTRPLEPLFDEIVAAELAVDDRGRCTGFLSGPPLVGESRAAWLKHHARQTNIDLSKSYAYADSHSDLPMLTVVGNPVAVSPDVSLFRAARASRWQIVDWKTPSTSSRLELPGVNAR; encoded by the coding sequence GTGAGTCTGGCCGACAAGCTCAAGGACAAGAAGGTCCTGGTCACCGGCGTCACCGGATTCGTCGGTGAAGCGCTGCTGCACCGGATCATCGGCGAGCTCCCCGGCACCACCGTGGTGGCGATCATCCGCCCGAAGGGCTCGCTGACCGGCACCGACCGGATGGCGCAGCTGCTGCGGAAGGACATCTTCAAGCCCTTCTACGGCGAGGGCACGGAGCACGCCGACGCAGAGGCACTGTCGGCCGCCCGGATCCAGGTGATCGACGGCGACCTGGCCGACGTACCGGAGCTGCCGAAGGATCTCGACATCGTCGTGCACTGCGCCGGCGACGTGAGCTTCGACCCGCCGATCCACGAGGCGTTCACGACCAACGTGCTCGGCACCAAGAGCCTGCTGGAGCGGATCGTCGATACCGGGCGGCCGGTCCACTACGTGCACATCTCCACCGCCTACACGGCCGGCCGCCGGCGCGGCGCGATCCCGGAGGCCTCGGTCGACCACTTCGTCGACTGGCGCACCGAGGCCGAGGCCGGGATGGCGATGAAGTCCCGGATCGAGGAGCAGTCCCGGTCCGCGCCGATGCTGGCCAAGTTCCGCAAGGACGCCGAGAAGCTGCACCGGCGCGCCGGTCACCTGACGGCCGCGGCCGACACCGAGCGGCGGCGTACCGAATGGGTCGCGAAGCGGCTGGTCGAGACCGGCACCGAGCGCGCCCGCAGCCTGGGCTGGACCGACTGCTACACGTTCACCAAGGCGCTCGGCGAGCGCGTGGTGGAAGAGTTCTCCGGCAAGCTGCCGACGTCGATCGTCCGGCCGGCCATCATCGAGTCCGCGCTCCAGAGCCCGCACCCGGGCTGGATCGAGGGCTTCAAGATGGCCGAGCCGCTGATCCTGGCGTACGGCCGCGGTGAGCTGCCCGAGTTCCCGGCGTCGCCGGACTCGGTGATCGAGATCATCCCGGTCGACCACGTCGTCGGCGCGATCTGCGCCGTGATGGCGACCGAGCCCGAGCTGAACAAGCCGGAGTACTACCACATCGGCTCCGGCTCCCGGAACCCGTTGACGTTCGAGCAGCTCTACGCCGGCGTCCGCGCGTACTTCTCCAAGCATCCGTTCGACCTCGGTGAGCGCGGCGCGGTCCGGCTGCCGGTGTGGAAGTTCCCCGGCGGCGACTCGGTCGAGACGATGCTCCGGTACGGCGAGCGCGCGCACAAGATCGCCGACAAGATCATCACCACCGTCCCGCGGGGTGAGCGGACCCGGAAGTACGCGCGCGAGCTCGACGTCCAGAAGCGCCGCCTCGACTTCCTGCGCCGCTACATGGACCTGTACTCCGAGTACGCGCAGGCAGAGCTGCAGTTCATCGACGACAACGTGCTCGCGCTGCACAACGCGCTCGAAGGCGACGACAAGGAGAAGTTCGCCTGCGACACCGCGGTCGTCGACTGGCAGTACTACCTGCAGGAGTTGCACTGCCCGAGCGTCACCGAGTCGATGCGCCGGCTGGACGTCGTCCGGAAGAAGCGGAACAAGGCGCTCGCCGAGTCCGCCGGTGTGCTGAAGAAGGTCGAGCCGTCCGAGGCGAAGGTGGTGGCGGCGTTCGACATGGACGGCACGCTGCTGTCGTCGAACGTGATCGAGACCTACCTGTGGATGCGGCTGCCCGAGCTGGACGGCCGGCAGCGGGCCGGTGAGGTCGGCGCGATGCTCCGCAAGCTCCCGAAGCTGATCGCGGCCGAGCGCAAGGACCGCGGCACGTTCCTCCGCACGATCTACCGCCGGTACGCCGGTGCCGATCTGGAGGAGCTGAACCAGATCGTCGACGAGATCCTCGCCGAGCACGTGCTGGAACGGTTGAGCGGCGCCGCCGTACGACGGATTCGTGAGCACCGCGCGGCGGGGCACAAGACGATCCTGATCACCGGTGCGGTCCGGCCGCTGACTCGCCCGCTGGAGCCGTTGTTCGACGAGATCGTCGCCGCCGAACTGGCCGTCGACGACCGCGGACGCTGCACCGGCTTCCTGTCCGGCCCGCCGCTGGTCGGTGAGTCGCGGGCCGCGTGGCTCAAGCACCACGCGCGGCAGACCAACATCGACCTGTCCAAGTCGTACGCCTACGCCGACAGCCACTCGGACCTGCCGATGCTGACGGTGGTCGGCAACCCGGTCGCGGTCTCGCCGGACGTGTCGCTGTTCCGGGCCGCCCGGGCATCGCGCTGGCAGATCGTCGACTGGAAGACCCCGTCCACGTCGTCCCGTCTGGAGCTCCCTGGGGTGAACGCACGATGA
- a CDS encoding zinc-dependent alcohol dehydrogenase, with translation MMLALEMYRSPAKYLAAKAVGGRIPGILTGPAAPLRLVTINEPKAEREGWARIRPILSGICGSDLGMVTGSTKLYFSAVVSMPFVPGHEIVGELLDDCEDLPKGTRVVMDSVLTCAARGVEPCEGCVSGNTNRCDRITVGHVAPGLQTGFCRDTGGGWGNLMVAHRSQLYAVPDGMSDERAVLVEPLAGAVHAALRAKVQPGQSVLVSGAGAVGLFATLALRELTQAGRITVVAKHAKQRELARAFGASDVVAPDEVFRGVRRSTGAFRLKQDFSGGEFLLGGVDVAVDAVGSKDSIDTVLRVTKAGGRVVLSGMPASGADLSPVWFRELEVTGTYASAREEPNGRPAFETALELAGRAPLDGIVGARYPLYRWREALDHAHSAGRLGTVKVAFDVRAS, from the coding sequence ATGATGCTCGCTCTCGAGATGTACCGGTCGCCGGCGAAGTACCTGGCGGCCAAGGCGGTCGGCGGCCGCATCCCCGGCATCCTGACCGGTCCGGCCGCGCCGCTGCGCCTCGTCACCATCAACGAGCCGAAGGCCGAGCGGGAGGGCTGGGCGCGGATCCGGCCGATCCTGTCCGGCATCTGCGGCTCGGACCTCGGCATGGTGACCGGCTCCACGAAGCTGTACTTCTCCGCGGTCGTGTCGATGCCGTTCGTCCCCGGTCACGAGATCGTCGGCGAGCTGCTCGACGACTGCGAGGACTTGCCGAAGGGCACCCGCGTGGTGATGGACAGCGTCCTGACCTGCGCGGCGCGCGGCGTCGAGCCGTGCGAGGGCTGCGTGTCCGGCAACACCAACAGGTGCGACCGGATCACGGTCGGCCATGTCGCTCCGGGTCTGCAGACCGGGTTCTGCCGGGACACCGGTGGCGGCTGGGGCAACCTGATGGTCGCGCACCGCAGCCAGTTGTACGCCGTACCGGACGGGATGTCCGACGAGCGCGCCGTACTGGTCGAGCCGTTGGCGGGTGCGGTGCATGCCGCGCTGCGGGCCAAGGTCCAGCCGGGACAGTCGGTGCTGGTCAGCGGCGCCGGTGCGGTCGGGTTGTTCGCGACACTCGCGCTGCGCGAGCTGACGCAGGCCGGACGGATCACCGTGGTCGCCAAGCACGCGAAGCAGCGTGAGCTGGCGCGTGCGTTCGGAGCCAGCGATGTGGTGGCGCCGGACGAGGTGTTCCGCGGCGTACGCCGGTCGACCGGCGCGTTCCGGCTGAAGCAGGACTTCAGCGGCGGCGAGTTCCTGCTCGGCGGTGTCGACGTCGCCGTCGACGCGGTCGGCAGCAAGGACTCGATCGACACCGTCCTGCGGGTCACCAAGGCAGGCGGACGGGTGGTGCTGTCCGGGATGCCGGCCAGCGGCGCCGACCTGTCGCCGGTGTGGTTCCGCGAGCTCGAGGTCACCGGCACGTACGCCTCCGCGCGGGAGGAGCCGAACGGCCGCCCGGCGTTCGAGACCGCGCTGGAACTCGCCGGCCGCGCCCCGCTCGACGGGATCGTCGGGGCCCGCTATCCGCTGTACCGCTGGCGCGAGGCGCTCGACCACGCGCACTCCGCCGGCCGACTGGGAACAGTCAAGGTTGCTTTCGATGTGAGGGCCTCATGA
- a CDS encoding cytochrome P450: protein MATVEELETDPHPTLAQVRPIGWIEALNSWVVTSRPLALQVLRDPDTFTVDDPRFSTAQVVGPSMLSLDGDPHKAHRDPFESPFGLAETRRRFRQPVQQTVDELMSTLESPADLRIGLAGPLSVAVVALSLGLPAASASTVLDWYTAISSSVSGIAAGLPATAEGGAAFAELHKHVASGIDSSDSLLAAAARSGLGVDEIVANAGVLMFGGIETTEGMITNALWHLLTHRDQLDLVLADPSLLPNAMEESLRLEPAAAVVDRYATRDIELAGREIRRGDMVTVSLAGAGRDPEVFESPDDFDVRRANARRHLAFASGPHICLGMHLTRLETLVSLEAVLKLPGLRLAEDSPPPRGLVFRKPSALRVSWDA, encoded by the coding sequence GTGGCGACCGTCGAAGAGCTCGAGACCGATCCGCATCCGACCCTTGCGCAGGTCCGGCCGATCGGGTGGATCGAGGCGTTGAACAGCTGGGTCGTCACCTCCCGCCCTCTCGCGCTGCAGGTGCTTCGCGATCCGGACACGTTCACGGTCGACGATCCGCGCTTCTCCACGGCCCAGGTGGTCGGCCCGTCGATGCTGTCCCTGGACGGCGACCCGCACAAAGCCCACCGCGATCCCTTCGAGTCCCCGTTCGGCCTGGCGGAAACCCGCCGCCGCTTCAGGCAACCGGTGCAGCAAACGGTCGATGAACTGATGTCCACCCTGGAATCGCCTGCCGACCTTCGTATCGGTCTCGCTGGGCCGTTGTCTGTTGCGGTGGTTGCGTTGTCGCTCGGCCTGCCGGCGGCCTCGGCTTCGACGGTGCTCGACTGGTACACGGCGATCTCCTCCTCGGTCTCCGGGATCGCCGCCGGCCTGCCCGCCACTGCCGAAGGAGGCGCGGCGTTCGCCGAGCTGCACAAGCACGTTGCCTCCGGCATCGACTCCTCCGACTCGCTGCTCGCCGCGGCCGCCCGCTCCGGGCTGGGTGTCGACGAGATCGTCGCGAACGCCGGCGTACTCATGTTCGGCGGGATCGAGACGACCGAGGGGATGATCACCAACGCGCTCTGGCATCTCCTGACGCACCGCGACCAGCTCGATCTGGTGCTGGCCGACCCGTCGCTGTTGCCGAACGCGATGGAGGAGTCGCTCCGCCTCGAACCGGCCGCGGCTGTCGTCGACCGCTACGCAACCCGCGACATCGAGCTCGCGGGCCGGGAGATCCGTCGCGGCGACATGGTCACCGTTTCGCTGGCCGGCGCAGGCCGTGATCCCGAGGTGTTCGAGTCTCCCGACGACTTCGACGTACGCCGGGCCAATGCCCGTCGCCATCTCGCCTTCGCGAGCGGACCGCACATCTGCCTCGGCATGCACCTGACGCGGCTGGAAACGCTGGTCTCTCTGGAAGCCGTTCTAAAACTCCCCGGTCTCCGACTGGCCGAGGACTCGCCTCCGCCGCGTGGGCTGGTGTTCCGCAAGCCGTCGGCGTTGCGGGTCAGCTGGGACGCGTGA
- a CDS encoding sulfite exporter TauE/SafE family protein, whose translation MPDVSLLTLLFLVIAAFAAGWIDAVVGGGGLLQLPAMLLGLPNASPAQILSTNKISSLFGTATSAVTFGVKVRPDRKTVLPMAILAGLGAAAGALVATRIPMSWFKPIVLVLLVAVAIYTAMKPSLGARTALRFDGRDHYLAASGVGVLIGFYDGAVGPGTGSFLIFALVGLLGYNFLQASAKAKIANVATNLGAIAVFALSGAPLWRLGLIMGAANMLGGLLGARTAVARGSKFVRVIFLVVVSALILRLAYDVFFA comes from the coding sequence GTGCCTGATGTCTCGTTGCTGACGTTGCTGTTCCTGGTGATCGCCGCGTTCGCGGCCGGTTGGATCGACGCCGTGGTCGGCGGCGGCGGGTTGCTGCAACTGCCCGCGATGCTGCTCGGGCTGCCGAACGCGTCGCCGGCGCAGATCCTGTCCACCAACAAGATCTCGTCGTTGTTCGGTACGGCGACGAGCGCGGTCACGTTCGGTGTGAAGGTGCGTCCGGACCGTAAAACCGTGCTCCCGATGGCGATCCTGGCGGGGCTCGGCGCCGCGGCCGGCGCGCTGGTGGCGACCAGGATCCCGATGTCGTGGTTCAAGCCGATCGTCCTGGTGCTGCTCGTGGCGGTCGCGATCTACACCGCGATGAAGCCGTCCCTCGGCGCCCGTACCGCGCTGCGGTTCGACGGCCGCGACCACTACCTCGCGGCGAGCGGCGTCGGCGTACTGATCGGCTTCTACGACGGCGCGGTCGGGCCGGGGACCGGGTCGTTCCTGATCTTCGCGCTGGTCGGCCTGCTCGGGTACAACTTCCTGCAGGCGAGCGCGAAGGCGAAGATCGCCAACGTGGCCACGAACCTGGGCGCGATCGCAGTGTTCGCACTGAGCGGTGCACCGCTGTGGAGGCTCGGCCTGATCATGGGAGCCGCCAACATGCTCGGCGGTCTGCTCGGCGCCCGGACGGCGGTCGCACGCGGCAGCAAGTTCGTGCGGGTGATCTTCCTGGTCGTGGTCTCGGCGCTGATCCTCCGCCTCGCGTACGACGTCTTCTTCGCCTGA
- a CDS encoding class I SAM-dependent methyltransferase — protein MVDYNGRMGSVYVAGRGISPAEVERWTSAFAAYLPERRPLDVLDLGSGTGRLTPGLAAQFQGQVYGVEPSDRMRAAAEEALHPGVTYLKGAAEDIPLPEASVDAVLMFLSFHHFPDPLQGLREVRRVLRPGGVALLRTQFADRMPDLFWYDYFPSAREVDAAMYISLSAAQSLAVEAGLTPGDDVVEITAEEPRSLRERYERLSHRALSTFEHLPADEMESGFARFAEDAERDPDRAMPVYSASMLVLTRPS, from the coding sequence ATGGTCGACTACAACGGTCGGATGGGCAGTGTGTACGTCGCGGGCCGGGGGATCTCGCCCGCTGAGGTAGAGCGTTGGACCAGCGCGTTCGCGGCGTACCTCCCGGAGCGGCGCCCGTTGGACGTCCTCGATCTGGGCAGCGGAACCGGTCGGCTCACCCCGGGTCTGGCCGCGCAGTTCCAGGGCCAGGTGTACGGCGTGGAGCCGTCGGACCGGATGCGTGCGGCAGCCGAGGAGGCGCTGCATCCGGGGGTGACGTACCTGAAGGGCGCCGCCGAGGACATTCCGTTGCCTGAGGCATCGGTTGACGCGGTGCTGATGTTCCTGTCGTTCCATCACTTCCCGGATCCGTTGCAGGGACTCCGCGAGGTACGCCGGGTGCTGCGGCCCGGGGGAGTGGCGCTCCTGCGCACGCAGTTCGCGGACCGGATGCCGGACCTGTTCTGGTACGACTACTTCCCGTCCGCGCGGGAGGTCGACGCCGCGATGTACATCTCGCTGTCCGCGGCGCAGTCGCTCGCGGTCGAGGCCGGGCTGACGCCGGGCGACGACGTCGTCGAGATCACCGCCGAGGAGCCGCGCTCGCTGCGGGAGCGGTACGAGCGGCTCAGTCATCGCGCGCTGTCGACGTTCGAGCATCTGCCGGCGGACGAGATGGAGTCCGGGTTCGCCAGGTTCGCCGAGGATGCGGAGCGGGATCCGGATCGGGCGATGCCGGTCTACTCCGCGTCGATGCTGGTGCTCACGCGTCCCAGCTGA
- the priA gene encoding bifunctional 1-(5-phosphoribosyl)-5-((5-phosphoribosylamino)methylideneamino)imidazole-4-carboxamide isomerase/phosphoribosylanthranilate isomerase PriA, translating into MSENLVLLPAVDVADGQAVRLVQGEAGSETSYGDPLAAAMAWQDAGAEWIHLVDLDAAFGRGSNRELLAEVTGKLDVQVELSGGIRDDESLTAALATGARRVNIGTAALEDPEWCDRIIQQYGDRVAIGLDVRGRTLAARGWTKEGGDLYEVLARLETAGCERYVVTDVTKDGMLQGPNLDLYRDLCARTDKPIVASGGVSSLDDLKALSTLVKDGVEGVIVGKALYAGAFTLEQALELTRGGDK; encoded by the coding sequence ATGTCTGAGAACCTGGTGCTGCTGCCTGCCGTCGATGTGGCGGACGGTCAGGCGGTTCGGCTGGTGCAGGGCGAGGCCGGCAGCGAGACGTCGTACGGCGATCCGCTGGCGGCGGCGATGGCGTGGCAGGACGCCGGTGCGGAGTGGATCCACCTGGTCGACCTGGACGCGGCGTTCGGTCGCGGCAGCAACCGTGAACTGCTCGCCGAGGTGACCGGCAAGCTCGACGTACAGGTCGAACTGTCCGGCGGCATCCGCGACGACGAGTCGCTCACCGCGGCACTCGCGACCGGGGCGCGAAGGGTCAACATCGGCACCGCCGCGCTCGAGGACCCGGAGTGGTGCGACCGGATCATCCAGCAGTACGGCGACCGCGTCGCGATCGGACTCGACGTCCGCGGCCGCACGCTGGCCGCCCGCGGCTGGACCAAGGAAGGCGGCGACCTGTACGAGGTGCTCGCCCGGCTGGAGACGGCCGGCTGCGAGCGCTACGTGGTCACCGACGTCACCAAGGACGGCATGCTCCAGGGCCCGAACCTGGACCTGTACCGCGACCTGTGTGCACGCACCGACAAGCCGATCGTGGCGTCGGGCGGCGTCTCCAGCCTCGACGATCTCAAAGCTCTCAGCACGCTCGTCAAGGACGGCGTCGAGGGCGTCATCGTCGGCAAGGCGCTGTACGCCGGCGCGTTCACCCTGGAACAGGCACTCGAGCTCACGCGTGGAGGCGACAAGTGA
- a CDS encoding FAD-binding oxidoreductase, translated as MRESVLVGRGIDGLRQAVTGDVVVDGDPGYPDAGRVMTAEGRPQVVVRCASANDVVAALKYGETHDLPITVRSGGHHAAGFGTNDGGVVIDVRPMDEVRLLPDDVVRIGTGATWGRVAERLGKVGLAISSGDTASVGVGGLMAGGGIGWMVRKHGLAIDNVVSAEVVTADGSVRRVDAATDSELFWGLRGAAGSLGVVTSYDISAVRRPTVHFGTLLYPWTQAEQVLKGWAEYAADAPEELTSSLQLAPTMMADRQVPVAIMVCVTGDVDRILEPLRHLGSLLTEKVAEVPYAEVFADMSMPADWRPRIRNGFYNSWSPKLSQRLLEARPRIPGLAIEIRSLGGAYGAMPADATAFAHRDARFMVNSVLMGSPEQQGTQQPKDFDALWRSMKPNGAYLNFISDPTDADLDSCFPEQHRTRLAALKQSVDPGHVFRSALSVPPRPEWTGGRRHLMRWAMRSRR; from the coding sequence ATGAGGGAATCTGTGCTGGTTGGGCGGGGGATCGACGGGTTGCGGCAGGCTGTTACGGGCGACGTGGTCGTGGATGGGGACCCGGGCTACCCGGACGCCGGGCGGGTGATGACGGCCGAGGGCCGGCCGCAGGTGGTCGTGCGGTGTGCAAGCGCGAACGATGTGGTGGCGGCGCTGAAGTACGGCGAGACGCACGACCTGCCGATCACGGTCCGCAGCGGCGGACACCACGCGGCCGGGTTCGGCACGAACGACGGCGGGGTCGTGATCGACGTACGGCCGATGGACGAGGTCAGGTTGCTGCCGGACGACGTGGTGCGGATCGGCACCGGCGCCACCTGGGGGCGGGTCGCCGAGCGGCTGGGCAAGGTCGGTCTGGCGATCTCGTCCGGCGACACGGCGAGCGTCGGTGTCGGCGGGTTGATGGCGGGCGGCGGCATCGGCTGGATGGTCCGCAAGCACGGGCTGGCGATCGACAACGTGGTCTCCGCCGAGGTGGTCACCGCGGACGGTTCGGTCCGCCGGGTCGACGCGGCGACGGACTCGGAGTTGTTCTGGGGACTACGCGGCGCCGCGGGCAGCCTCGGCGTGGTCACGTCGTACGACATCAGCGCCGTACGCCGGCCGACCGTGCACTTCGGCACCCTGCTGTACCCGTGGACGCAGGCGGAGCAGGTGCTCAAAGGCTGGGCGGAGTACGCCGCGGATGCGCCCGAGGAGCTCACGTCGTCGCTGCAGTTGGCGCCGACGATGATGGCCGACCGGCAGGTCCCGGTCGCGATCATGGTGTGTGTCACCGGCGACGTGGATCGCATCCTCGAACCGCTGCGGCACCTCGGCTCGCTGCTCACCGAGAAGGTGGCCGAGGTCCCGTACGCCGAGGTGTTCGCCGACATGTCGATGCCCGCGGACTGGCGCCCGCGGATTCGCAACGGCTTCTACAACAGCTGGTCGCCGAAGTTGAGCCAGCGACTGCTGGAGGCCCGCCCGCGGATCCCCGGACTCGCGATCGAGATCCGGTCCCTCGGTGGTGCGTACGGCGCGATGCCCGCGGACGCGACCGCGTTCGCGCACCGCGACGCGCGGTTCATGGTCAACTCGGTGCTGATGGGATCGCCCGAGCAGCAGGGCACCCAGCAGCCCAAGGACTTCGACGCGCTGTGGCGGTCGATGAAACCGAACGGCGCGTACCTGAACTTCATCTCCGACCCAACCGACGCCGACCTGGACAGCTGTTTCCCGGAGCAGCACCGCACCCGGCTGGCCGCGCTCAAGCAGTCGGTCGACCCGGGGCACGTGTTCCGCAGTGCGCTGAGCGTGCCGCCGCGCCCGGAGTGGACCGGCGGCCGTCGTCACCTGATGAGGTGGGCGATGCGGTCGCGGAGATAG